CCCAAGCACCTGATAGGCGATGTCGATATCGCCGCACCTGGCGTAGCGAGTCCGCGGAGCCTGCGCCACGGCCTCAGGCTAGTTCATGCGTAGGCTCATGGCGATGAGCGCACGCGCGGGCATCGTGGTCACCGGAACCGAAGTCCTGACTGGGCGGGTCCAAGACCGCAACGGCCCGTGGATCGCCGATCGGCTCCTGGAACTCGGAGTCGAGCTGGCGCACGTCACGATCTGCGGCGACCGTCCGGCCGACATCGAGGCGCAGTTGCGATTCATGGCCGAACAGGGCGTGGACCTGATCGTGACCAGCGGCGGCTTGGGGCCGACGGCCGATGACATGACCGTCGAAGTTGTGGCGCGTTTCTGCGGGCGCGAGCTGGTGTTGGACGACGAGGTCGAGATGAGGATCGCCAACATCCTCAGGTCCCTGATGTCGCGCGCCAGTTCCGTTTTTGATCCCGGCACTTTCGACTCGGTGCGAGCCGCCAACCGCAAACAGGCCATGGTCCCCGCCGGGTCGCAGGTGATCGATCCGGTGGGTACTGCGCCAGGTGTCGTTGTTCCCGGCAAGCCAGCGGTGATGGTGCTGCCGGGGCCGCCACGCGAGCTGCAGCCCATGTGGCGCAAGGCAATCGATACCTCAGCGGCTCGGGAGGCGATCGCCGGCCGAGCGATCTACCGGCAGGAAACCATGCGGATGTTCGGGCTGCCCGAGTCGGGTCTGGCCGAGACACTTCGTAGCGCCCAGGCTTCCATCCCAGGCTACGACGCACTCGAAATCACAACCTGCCTGCGGCGTGGGGAGATTGAAATGGTCACCCGCTACGAGCCGGACGCCACGCAGGCGTACACGCAGCTGACGCGGCTGCTGCGCGAGCGACACGGCCCACAGCTCTATTCCGAAAACGGTTCGCGGGTAGACGATCTGGTCGCAGAATTGCTGACCGGCCGTCGGATAGCGACTGCGGAATCCTGCACCGCAGGGATGCTGGCGGCACGGCTCACCGATCGGCCCGGGGCGTCTGAGTACATGGCGGGTGGCGTGGTGGCCTACTCCAACGGGGCGAAAACACAGCTACTCGGCGTCGACCCGGTGTTACTCGAGGCGCACGGGGCGGTTTCCGAGCCGGTCGCCCAAGCAATGGCGACGGGCGCACTGCACCGCTTCGGTGCGGACACCGCCGTCGCGATCACCGGAATCGCCGGTCCGAGCGGGGGAACGGCGGAAAAGCCGGTGGGGACAGTCTGTTTCACCGTCATGCTGGACGATGGCCGGACTGTCACCCGGACCGTGCCGCTACCCGGGAACCGGTCCGACATCCGTGAGCGCTCAACGACGGTGGCGATGCACCTGCTGCGCCGCACGCTGAGCGACCCGGAACCCAGCTAGCTCACGCCACTTTGCCGGCCGGCAACGCACTATTCGCCGTGGCAGCGGCTCGGCAATTTCAACCGGATCTTGCTCATTAACTCAAACACAAAGACCGAGACGTTCTATTTTGAGTATTCAATCTTCTTTGGGTGATATGTCCGGCACTGACCGGGCGGCCTCGATGTGTGGGAGTTTGTGATGGCGTTTGTGATCGCCGCACCTGAGATGGTGCGGACAGCGGCCACCGAGTTGGCGGGGATCGGCTCGGTGGTGAATGAGGCCAATGCGGCCGCGTCGGCTTCGACGACGGTGATCTTGGCCGCCGGCGGTGATCAGGTGTCGGCCGCGATCGCGGCGTTGTTTTCCTGGCACGCCCAGGCTTATCAGCAGCTCAGTGCGCAGGCGGCGGCGTTTCATGCCCAGTTTGTGCAGTCGTTGGCCGCCGGCGCCGGCGCCTATGCCAGCGCCGAAGCCGCTAGTGTTTCGCCGCTGCAAGGCGTGCTTGGCGCGGTCAATGCGCAGTCTGTCGCGTTCTCTGGGCGCCCGTTGATCGGCAACGGCACGAACGGGGCTCCAGGTACGGGGGCTGACGGGGCGCCGGGGGGTTGGTTGCTCGGTAACGGCGGGGCCGGCGGGTCCGGTGCGTCTGGGCAGGACGGCGGAGCCGGCGGTGCTGCGGGGTTGATCGGGCACGGCGGGCATGGTGGGGCCGGCGGGGCCGATAACGCTGGGGCCGGTGGGGCCGGCGGTGCTGGCGGCCCTGGAGGATGGCTGCAGGGGAACGGTGGCAACGGCGGGGCCGGCGGCACAAGTCGTGGCGCCGGAGCCGATGGTGGGGCCGGCGGGGCCGGCGGACCCGGCGGGCTATTCGGCGCGGGCGGCGCCGGGGGTATCGGCGGGGTCAGTGACAATGTCGTCGGCGGTACCGGCGGTGCCGGCGGGGCGGGCGGGCTGTTCGGTTCCGGGGGCGCCGGAGGCGCTGGCGGGCTGGGCGCGGAAACGTCCGCCGTCGGTGGAGCCGGCGGGGTCGGCGGCCGCGCCGGCCTGCTGTCCGGAACCGGCGGCGACGGCGGTGCCGGCGGCTCCGGAGAGACTACCGGCGGTGATGGAGCTACTGCTGGGGCCGGTGGGTTTTTCGGTAACGGCGGGGCCGGCGGGGCTGGCGGGGCCGGCGGGATTGACGGCGGTAACGGTGGGGCCGGCGGCGATGGCGGCGGGCTGTTCGGCGCCGGCGGGGCCGGCGGTGCCGGAGGTAACGGCAGCCCCAACGTCGGCGGAGCTGGCGGGGCCGGCGGAGCTGGAGGGTTGTTCGGTAGCGGCGGGGCCGGCGGGACCGGCGGGGCCGGCAAGAACACTGGCGGCGACGGCGGGGTCGGCGGCCACGCCGGCTTGCTCTACGGCGTCGGTGGTAACGGCGGCGATGGCGGCAGCAGCGGCACTGACGGTGGGTCCGGGGGCGTCGGCGGCAACGCCGGCCTGCTCTTTGGCGCCGGCGGAAACGGCGGCGCCGGCGGGTCCGGTGGGTTCGACGCGGTCGGCAAGGGCGGGGCCGGCGGGACCGGCGGCAGGGCCGGGCTGATCGGCAACGGAGGTGGTGGCGGTGCGGGCGGGGATGCTGTAGCCGTCGTGGGCAGCACCGGCGGTAACGGCGGCGACGGCGGCACCACTTTGCTGATCGGTAACGGCGGTAACGGAGGTAACGGAGGTATAGGCGGCGGTACCCCCGGTTCCGTCGGTACCGCCGGCACTGGCGGCACCGGCGGGCTGCTGATCGGCGTAGACGGGATCAAAGGGCAGCCGTAGTGGTAGCGCTACCGGCGGACGCTTCCCGAGCAAGTTCGGGGTACATGCGAATCATCGACGCCGATGGACACGTCGCCGAGAACCCATCGCTGGCCCTCGAAGCAGTCAATCGCTGGCCGAACCAGGTGCGGCTCAGCACCGACAGGCGGCCGCGCCTGACAATCGAAGGCCGCAACTACCCGGAGGACCAAGGCCCCGGCGCGGGTTGCCCGCCCGAGCACGGCCTAACCACGGCACCCGATGTCAACTGCTCATCAGCGCCTGGTGAATCCCGAGTTCGCCGCTGCGGGTCGCGTTCCTTGAGGCCGGCGCGGGGTGGGTTCCATTCTTTCTCGATCGCCTGCACGAGCACTACGAGAAGCGGGGGGATTGGATCGAGCGCGGCTGGCGCCGCGATCCGCACGACTACCTGCGGGCGGGCAACATCTGGGTGACCTGTGAGCCCGACGAGTCCATTCTGCCCGGCGTGATCGACGTGCTCGGCGATGACTTCATCATGTTCGCCAGCGACTATCCACATTGGGACGGCGAGTGGCCCGAAAGCACCAAGCAGCTGCGCACCCGCACCGACATCGGCGAAGGATCGCGCGAAAAGATCGGCGGGTTGAATGTGCAGCGCTGCTACGGCCTGGCCTGAAGCGGCTAGGCCGTCACGTGGCAGGATCGGGCAATGGTGCCTTTTCTGGTGCGGGCCGCATTGACCGGGTTCGCATTGTGGGTGGTCACATTTTTCGTCGCCGGGTTGCGGTTTGTGGGCGGCGATACGGCCTTGCAGCGGATCGGCATCATCTTCGTCGTGGGGGTAATTTTCGGTCTGGTCAATGCATTCATCAAACCCATCGTGCAGATCCTGTCGATCCCGCTGTACATCCTGACTCTTGGTCTATTTCACATCGTCGTTAACGCGTTGATGCTCTGGATTACCGCTCGGATCACAGCGAACACCACCCACTGGGGATTGCACATCGAGAACTTCTGGTGGACCGCAATCTGGGCAGCAATCTTGTTGTCGATCGTTAGCTGGATGCTGTCCCTGTTGACTCGCGACTTCCGCCGCGTCACTCGCCCCTAAATCGCCGTCGCCCCAGGGGAGCGACGCCCCACACCGGGCCAGCGCGCCTGCCACCGGGGGCCATCGCATTTGGCAACACGATGTTGCTGGGACCCGCGAGCGACGCGCAGCTGACGGCGTTCACTTTCCTCGATCCACAATCGACGAGCCGAGGGGTCGCTAACCCGAAGCCACAAAATTTGGTGGGACATCCTATGTTGTCAGGGCAAGTTGCACATATGCTTACTAGCACTGCCTGCCAACCTCGTCAAAGACAGGCGCGCTGTCTTCAGCTTGACGACGCTGACCTCCCGCCCTCCAACACGCCGGACCGCAGTACCTAAAACAAAACACGACGACGGGATATTGCAAAAAATGCACACTGTCGCAATCGGATCGTTTGCCGGTCCTTCGAGCACGCGGCCGAGTTCGCAACCCAGTGACCCGCACAGCGGCCTACGCGCGGTTACCGAGTGCACCGGCTCGGCGGTGGTCGTTCACGTCGGCGGCGACATTGACGCCAGTAACGAGGTCGTTTGGCAACGTTTGGTGAGCAAGAGCGCCGCCATTGCCATCGCACCGGGTCCATTCGTCATCGACATTCGTGACCTCGATTTCATGGGGTCGTGTGGGTACGCTGTCTTGGCCCAGGAGTCGGTGCGGTGTCGCCGTCGCGGGGTGAATCTGCGGCTGGTGGGCAGCCAACCGATCGTGGCCCGCACGATTGCCGCCTGCGGACTGCGCCGCTTGTTGCCGATGTATTCGACAGTCGAGGCCGCGTTGTCGCCACCGCCTAGCGGCCATTGAGCGCTTGCCGCTAGGCGGCCGTCATAGTGCGGCGACCAGACGCGCTACCTCACGAGCGCACCCCCACGACAACGTCACTCCGTCGCCCCCGTGACCGTAGTTGTGGATGCACCGCGCTGGCCCAAGCGGCTCGGCCTCCACTCGCACCGACGGCCGATCGGGTCGCAGCCCGGTAATCGTTTCGATCAGCTCGGCCTCGCCGAGCCGTGGCTCGATCCGCTGGCAGTCCCGCAGGATCCGCTCGGTCACCACCGGATCTGGCGTGGTATCCCACCTGCCGGGAATGCTTATGCCCCCGCAGACCACCCGCCGCGGGTGCGGGAAATAGCAGATCCATTCCGTGCAGCTGCTGCGTTCCATAAACAGGTGCCCCAGGCCAGGGTTGGTGAGGACCACGTGCTGGCCGAACATCGGCAGCACCGTCTCATCACCCACCAGCTCGCGGGCGCCGAGACCGGCACAGTTGACCACTATCGGTGCGGCATCGGCCGGCTCCGTCAGCGACCGGACGGGGTGCATCTCGATTTCGCAGCCGGCAGCGGCCAATCGCTGTGTCAGGTAGTCGAGATATTGGGGCATGTCGATCATCGGCATCGTTGCGTGAAACCCGGACTGGAAGCCCGCCGGGATGTCGGCCGCGCCGGCTGTCCGCAGCTCGGGGATGAGCTCGACCTGCAGCGATGCCGCGTCGGCATTGGGCAACTTCCCGACGGTCAGCGCCGGCGTCATGCGCACCCCGGTGGTGGGATCATTGGCCAGGTCGCGAAACTCGTGCAGTGATTGTTCGGTCCACGCGCGTACCTTGGCAACGGGCTCCCTCAGCCGTGGTCCCCAGACCGCACCCGCCACCGCCGAAGTGGTCTGCAGCGGCGGTGCGGCCGCCCACACCCGCACCGGCCACCCCGCCTCTGCCAGGCATACGGCCGACGTCAGCCCGCTGACGCCTGCCCCAATCACGACGACCTGTTGCTCACCTTTTGCCACAGCAGGACCGTAACCGAAGACAGCATGGGTCAGGGCTGGGGCACTCGCCCTCCGGTCGGTCCGAGTAGCCCGTTGAGGATGGCGAGTTCGTTTTGTAGTTGCGCTTCTGCGGCAGGTCCGGGGAGTTCAGCCGGTGCACCACCTTCGCCGCCCGTGTTCTGCCAGGGCTGGCAGCCGTGGGTCTTGAATGCCTTGTCGGTCGCCTCGATCGTTACTACCTGCGGTTTCTTGCTGAGAGCGTTGTCGATGAGCGCGCCATCGGGGTTACCCATCCGCTTCCAATAGCAGGTGCCATCGCCAACGGGCCCAGCGGAGCTGTATGTGCCGGGTGCGATGTCAATCCCCACCGCATAGGTGCCGTCGCTATCCATTGTCGTCTTCGGTCCCGGTGCCGGCTCCGGATCGGCACCGGCGGCGCCCACAGATCCCGCGCAGCCCGCGATGATCAGGCCGGCGACGGCAAATCGTGCGGCAATAGGTGCGGTTGGCTTCACGCGCATAGAACAACAGCCTACTGGGGCCCAGCGGGATCCGGAGCTCACTCGGCCTGGAAACAATAGCGCGTTCCCACCGCGGATTGGCTTATTCGGTCCCCATATGCGCCTGCGAGCGCATGCACGGCGCGCCAGCCCGTGCAGTGTCCGGCGATGATGTGGCGAATCCCGAACGGCGCCAAAGCTTCCACCGTGTCACCGATAATCTCCTCCATCACACCGCCCAGGTGCAAACCGCCCATGACCGCGTGTATCGGGATGTCCGGGAAGCGGCTCGCCACCTCCGTGCACACGTTGACGATGCCGGCGTGCGAACACGCGCTAAAGACGATCAATCCGAGGCCACGCACTTCGGCTACCAGCATTCGCTCGTCCACAAGCGACGGATCGGGTTCCCAGTCTGCGTCGTCGGCCGGCCGGCGAAGGTGGTCCGAGCGACCCGTCTCAAACGGGCACGCCCGGGGAATCTCTCCGCTGTAGTAGAAGTGGTTGTCGAGCAACCACCGTTCGCCGGGATCATTGACCACCAGCGCCCCGTGCGTGCGCATCTGGTCGGGCGTCGGGACTTTCGCGGTCGGGATGACTTGTCCGTTGGCCAGCACCACACCACGTTCGGCGAACATCAGCGGGTTGACGTGAACCGTCACCGAGCCGCCCCGCGCGACGATCGCGTCGATCGCGTCGATCAGGGCACCCATGTGGTCCCAGTGCCCGTGCGTGATCGCGATTTCCTCAATGGTGCCCAGATCAATGTCGAGGTTGCCGCAGTTGCGCAGAAACGCGGCGCCCTCGGTGCCGGTGTCGAACAACATCACGTGCTCAACCGACCTGGCCGTCGACCGGAGCCGCAGGCCATAGCCCAGGTTCGCGACCAGCATGTTCTGGCCCGAAATCACCGCGGCGCCAGCCGCTACCACATTCGCGATCTCGGAGCGCGCGAACGGCGTTTTGGTCACATATGTGTCGCTGACGTTGTCGCTGAGCACGTCGACAACCAACGAATCAAGGGGAACAAGGACTTCGGGTCCGCTGGCCATGTCGACCACCTCCTCGCCCTGCCTGCGCCCCATGCTGTCACTAAAATCGATGTCCGGCAACGCCTTTACGAGCGCAGGTCAGGCTGACCGTCTGGCGGCTCGCATCCCGAGCACCGGCTGCGTGCCGCGACCGTCGTCGAAGTCCGCCGCCGATGGCCAGCGACCACGCCGGTCTGCCCACACCAACTGCAAGGCCGTTACCTTGTCGCCAAAGATTGCGATCGCACAGCACAAATGCGCGTCCGGATGTGTCACCTCGACCGTTTCGACAACAGGGCCGGCAGGGAGGGTGATCCGCATACCGGGAGTCAGCGAGTCACCGAACAGAGCACGCAGGGTCTGACATCAACTCGCGCCGGACAAACACGAGCACCCCGCGAGCGGGTCAGCTCGCGGGGTGCCGCAGCGGGTTGTGGGTGATCGGCGGGTAGCGCCGCTCACCCGAATCAGCGCACGTCGAACCGATCGAGGTTCATCACCTTGGTCCATGCGGCGACGAAGTCCCCTACGAACTTCTGCCGCGCGTCATCGGCACCGTACACCTCGGCGAGCGCCCGCAGCTCCGAATTGGCCCCGAAGACCAGGTCGACGCGGCTGGCGGTCCACTTCACCGCACCGGTTTGGTCCCTGCCTTCATAGGTCCCGTCGTCCGCCGCCGACGGCGCCCACGTCGTGCCCATGTCAAGCAGATTCACGAAGAAATCGTTCGTCAGTGACTCGGGGGCTTGGGTGAACACGCCCAGTGCCGACTGCTGGTAGTTCGCGCCGAGGACTCGCAGGCCACCGACCAGAACCGTCAGCTCAGGTGC
The nucleotide sequence above comes from Mycobacterium decipiens. Encoded proteins:
- a CDS encoding competence/damage-inducible protein A, giving the protein MAMSARAGIVVTGTEVLTGRVQDRNGPWIADRLLELGVELAHVTICGDRPADIEAQLRFMAEQGVDLIVTSGGLGPTADDMTVEVVARFCGRELVLDDEVEMRIANILRSLMSRASSVFDPGTFDSVRAANRKQAMVPAGSQVIDPVGTAPGVVVPGKPAVMVLPGPPRELQPMWRKAIDTSAAREAIAGRAIYRQETMRMFGLPESGLAETLRSAQASIPGYDALEITTCLRRGEIEMVTRYEPDATQAYTQLTRLLRERHGPQLYSENGSRVDDLVAELLTGRRIATAESCTAGMLAARLTDRPGASEYMAGGVVAYSNGAKTQLLGVDPVLLEAHGAVSEPVAQAMATGALHRFGADTAVAITGIAGPSGGTAEKPVGTVCFTVMLDDGRTVTRTVPLPGNRSDIRERSTTVAMHLLRRTLSDPEPS
- a CDS encoding PE family protein, whose amino-acid sequence is MAFVIAAPEMVRTAATELAGIGSVVNEANAAASASTTVILAAGGDQVSAAIAALFSWHAQAYQQLSAQAAAFHAQFVQSLAAGAGAYASAEAASVSPLQGVLGAVNAQSVAFSGRPLIGNGTNGAPGTGADGAPGGWLLGNGGAGGSGASGQDGGAGGAAGLIGHGGHGGAGGADNAGAGGAGGAGGPGGWLQGNGGNGGAGGTSRGAGADGGAGGAGGPGGLFGAGGAGGIGGVSDNVVGGTGGAGGAGGLFGSGGAGGAGGLGAETSAVGGAGGVGGRAGLLSGTGGDGGAGGSGETTGGDGATAGAGGFFGNGGAGGAGGAGGIDGGNGGAGGDGGGLFGAGGAGGAGGNGSPNVGGAGGAGGAGGLFGSGGAGGTGGAGKNTGGDGGVGGHAGLLYGVGGNGGDGGSSGTDGGSGGVGGNAGLLFGAGGNGGAGGSGGFDAVGKGGAGGTGGRAGLIGNGGGGGAGGDAVAVVGSTGGNGGDGGTTLLIGNGGNGGNGGIGGGTPGSVGTAGTGGTGGLLIGVDGIKGQP
- a CDS encoding phage holin family protein, with the protein product MVPFLVRAALTGFALWVVTFFVAGLRFVGGDTALQRIGIIFVVGVIFGLVNAFIKPIVQILSIPLYILTLGLFHIVVNALMLWITARITANTTHWGLHIENFWWTAIWAAILLSIVSWMLSLLTRDFRRVTRP
- a CDS encoding anti-sigma factor antagonist, with the translated sequence MHTVAIGSFAGPSSTRPSSQPSDPHSGLRAVTECTGSAVVVHVGGDIDASNEVVWQRLVSKSAAIAIAPGPFVIDIRDLDFMGSCGYAVLAQESVRCRRRGVNLRLVGSQPIVARTIAACGLRRLLPMYSTVEAALSPPPSGH
- a CDS encoding FAD-dependent oxidoreductase, with the protein product MAKGEQQVVVIGAGVSGLTSAVCLAEAGWPVRVWAAAPPLQTTSAVAGAVWGPRLREPVAKVRAWTEQSLHEFRDLANDPTTGVRMTPALTVGKLPNADAASLQVELIPELRTAGAADIPAGFQSGFHATMPMIDMPQYLDYLTQRLAAAGCEIEMHPVRSLTEPADAAPIVVNCAGLGARELVGDETVLPMFGQHVVLTNPGLGHLFMERSSCTEWICYFPHPRRVVCGGISIPGRWDTTPDPVVTERILRDCQRIEPRLGEAELIETITGLRPDRPSVRVEAEPLGPARCIHNYGHGGDGVTLSWGCAREVARLVAAL
- a CDS encoding MBL fold metallo-hydrolase — its product is MGRRQGEEVVDMASGPEVLVPLDSLVVDVLSDNVSDTYVTKTPFARSEIANVVAAGAAVISGQNMLVANLGYGLRLRSTARSVEHVMLFDTGTEGAAFLRNCGNLDIDLGTIEEIAITHGHWDHMGALIDAIDAIVARGGSVTVHVNPLMFAERGVVLANGQVIPTAKVPTPDQMRTHGALVVNDPGERWLLDNHFYYSGEIPRACPFETGRSDHLRRPADDADWEPDPSLVDERMLVAEVRGLGLIVFSACSHAGIVNVCTEVASRFPDIPIHAVMGGLHLGGVMEEIIGDTVEALAPFGIRHIIAGHCTGWRAVHALAGAYGDRISQSAVGTRYCFQAE
- a CDS encoding DUF4262 domain-containing protein — protein: MRITLPAGPVVETVEVTHPDAHLCCAIAIFGDKVTALQLVWADRRGRWPSAADFDDGRGTQPVLGMRAARRSA